Below is a genomic region from Mesorhizobium sp. NZP2298.
CATCGCGTTGATCGCCGCGTCGAAATCGGCGTGTTCCTGCTTCAGCCGGGAAAATTCGAGGCGAATATCGGCCTGTTCCTGATCGGACATTCTCTACCGTCTGCACGTCTGCGGCGCCCAAAACTGGGCCTGATTGGGCGGGGGCGGCAATTTCTGCCACCGGCGCGCAGCCAATATCACATTTCACATTGCCGTGGAATGCTACCACGCAGCATTCGACATCGTTGTCGGAAGGTGGCAAAGTGTCATTGTGCCGTCACAGAAGCGACCTGCGGTGGACGCGCCTTTGGCGGCTGCAATCGAGGAAACCATGAAAGGGAGAACCAATCATGTCTCTTGCATCCCATCTTGATGAGTTGCAGCGGAAACACGGCGACATCGAACGCGAAATCGATGACGCGATGAACCACCCGTCGGTGGACGACCTCGAAATCGTGAATCTCA
It encodes:
- a CDS encoding YdcH family protein, whose product is MSLASHLDELQRKHGDIEREIDDAMNHPSVDDLEIVNLKRRKLALKDAIEKLKAQPTTH